The DNA sequence ATGCGTGAAACGGTCACGAACGGACAGGGTTACTACACGTTCGCGTCGGTGCCAGTCGGAGGCTACGAGCTGACGGTTGAAGCGCCGGGCTTCGTAACTTACAAGGAGACCGGGATTGCGCTGGGCGGAGGCGAAAGGCGCAACATCAACGTCACCTTGAAGCTTGGAAGTACATCGGAGACGGTGGTGGTCACCGGCACGTCGGAGCTGTTGGTGCCGGTCGATTCCGGTGAGAAATCCACAACTCTAAATACCAAGCAGATCGAGAACTTCGTTCAGGTCGGCAGCAATGCCGCCGAGTTTATCAAGATGATGCCAGGCTTTGGCATTCAGAATTCCTATTCCAATGCGGCCAACTATTCCGGCCAGACGATGGGCATCAACGCTAACGGCAATGCCGGCAGCCAAAGCCCCCTAAACAACGCATACGCCTACAATGGACTACCCAGCAACACGCTGGACATTACGGCGGACGGGGCGCACGTTTCCGATCCGGGCTGCAACTGCGATACGCCGGTGAATCCCAACTCGGACATGATCGGTGAGTTCAAAATCACGATGTCCAACTTCAGCGCCGAGAACCAGAAGGGGCCAGCGGTGATCAGTTCGGTGGCCAAGTCCGGCGGCACGGCCTTCCACGGATCAGGATTCATGTACGCCCGCCACTACGTACTGAACTCCAACGATTGGCTGAACAACCAGAGTTCCAAGCCGAGACCGCAGAACAAGTACTACTATCCCGGCTTCACACTTGGCGGTCCGGTGATTGTCCCCGGGACCAACTTCAACAAGGATCGGAGCAAGCTCTTCTTCTTCACGGGATACCAGTATTTCTACCAGGTGCTCGATACCGGCCTGCTGCAAGCCGCGGTACCAACAGACGGAATGATCAACGGTAATTTCTCTCCGACGGAGCTCGCCAGTCTGGGAACGACGACGGCGTCTGGTTCCGCGCCCGGGCAGATCAACGCGCGCAATCTGGCATTGTATCCGGGCGGCATCATTCCCGCCTCTGCCATCGATACCAGCATGCAATCGCTGATGAAACTCTACCCGAAGCCGAACTCCAATCCCAACGCGACGGGTGGGTACAACTGGACCGACGATCTGCTGTTCAATCAGAACAACCATCAATGGATGTCGCGCGTGGACTACAACATCAGCGACAACACCAAGATGTTCGTGCGCTACAACATGCAACGCGAAGTGCAGAGATTCCCGATACAAGTCTGGGCAAACACCACCACCCAGCAGCTACCGTATCCAACGCAAGTACTTGGGAACAACCGGTCCGACTCCGTCACCGCTTCTTTGACGCACGTCTTCAGCCCGAGTATGACGAACGAGTTTGTCTTCGGCTATACCTTTATTGGGTTCCCCAACGTGTTTGAGGATCCCTCGAAGGTGGATCCGGCCAAGGTGGGGTTTACCGAGAAGCTGCTCTACAAGAACGCCGTTGCTCAGATCCCGAACATCAACAATGGGGTTGAGTCCGCTAAGATCGCCAATTATGGCGGCTTTGAGGTTGGTGGTCCGTCCGCAGGACTGTACGCGAACAAGTGGATGCCCAGCTTCAGCGATATCATGACCAAGGTTTGGGGCCGACATACCTTGAAAGGTGGTGTGTTCTGGGAATACATTCGGAACGCTCAACCAGCGAGCAACGCCTCGAATGGAGCCTTTACATTCAATAACGGCAACTCCAACACTCTGGGCAATGAATACGCCGACATGCTGGTGGGTAATCTAAATACCTTCAATCAGTACTCGTTCAACAGGGTGAACGACATCGCCTACAAGACGTGGGAGGGCTTCGTCCAGGACTCCTGGAAGGTCAACAAACGCCTTACTCTGGAACTCGGTGTCCGCATCACGCATTTCACGCCTTGGGTGGACCGACTCGGCTACGGGTTCTCGGTCTTCGACTACTCGAAGTACAACTCCAGTTGCACGCCCACACAGTACTGCGGGTTCATCTGGAACAAGCGCGACTCCAACGTCCCGCTAGGGGGCTTCCCGACGAGGGGCGCCTACTATCAACCGCGGTTTGGCATGGCCTACGATGTCTTCGGCGATGGCAGCACTGTGCTGCGTGGAGGGTGGGGCATGTACTACTTCCACTCGGGGCAGTTCACTACCGGGTTGGATGTGGCAGCGGGCGTGGAGACGATTACACTCAGCAACAATCAAGGCATCGGCGAGTCACCGTACGTAGCGAGTCCGACCACCAATGCCAGGCCGCTCATGGTGAGGGATCTCGGCTCGATGAACTTCTCGAGTGCCGCACTCTCGCCGGGCGCGGTGGACAGCGAGGACGACCGGCAGCCGCTCACAAAGAGCTACAGCTTCACGGTCGCGCAGCGCCTGCCCTGGTCCAGTCTGCTGGAACTGGCCTATGTCGGGAACGAAAGCACGGAGCTTGCGTTTACCGGCGGCCCAGGCAGCAGCCTGAATCTGGTGCCGGTGGGCGCGATGCTCTCTTCCGCCAATGGAGGAGTCGATCCGAACTCGCTGGTCGCCAATAACTTCCGTCCCCTTAAGGGGTTCTCGGATGTGAATCTGGCGACCCATGGGACCTACGCCAACTACAACGCGCTACAGGCGACCTGGGGCCGCACCCGGGGCCGCTACATGTTGAACCTCAACTACACGTTCTCCAAGGCGTTGGGGATCATCAGTTCCACGTATGACCCGTTCAATATGAGGAACAACTATGGCGTCCAGGCCAGCAATAGGACTCACATCTTCAATGTGGCTTACTCCGTCGAGCTGGGCAGCTTCACCAAGAACAGGATCGCGGGCGGTCTGGTCAATGGCTGGCAGGTCTCTGGCCTGGTTCAGATGCAGAGTGGGGCCAACCTCACCAGCAACCGTGGCAACAACTTCGGCATGAATACCAACAGCTACAAGATCCCGGGCACGACGTACAACGTCAGTAGCACGTCCTTGCTGGGTACCCCGAGCATCCAACTACGGCCGTTGGTTACCTGCGATCCAACGGCCAACCTGGCGGAGCATCAGTATGTCAATCAAAACTGCTTCGCCATGCCTACGCACATCGGTGAGAATGGGCCCACCACGCTCCCCGTCATCTACGGACCAGCGTTCTTCAACGCGGATCTGGGTGTCTTCAAGAACGTCGACATCAGGGAAGGGAAACGGCTTCAGTTCCGGGCCAATGCCTACAACTTCCTGAATCATCCGCTCTGGTCATTCCCCGGGACGGCTAACCTGACGCTCGGGTTTAGTGGCAGCACGGGTCTTCTCAATACCCCGCTATTCGGGTATGCAACGCAGAAACAGGGCCGCCGTACGATCCAGTTGGCGGTGAAGTTCATCTTCTGATAATCGGGGTGGGCAGACCTTCGGGCCTGCCCACCTTACTTCAAGGGTTCTTCAATCGCCAGTTGTTGGTCGGGCGCGACGTTGTTGAGGGTCTGGCGAATGCCGCTGGGCCACGTGACTTCGAGGGAAGAGACTTTCGCCTCTCGACCCAGGCCGAAGTGAACGCGTTTGTCGCTCGATGACATAAATCCGGTACTGATCGCGACGTGGTTGTAGAGCACGCGTCCGGACGCAGTGGTGAGTTTCACTTTTGCTCCAATTGCATCCCTCGCGCTCTTGCGCCCGGTGAGGCGCAGTGACAGCCAGTGATTGCCCGTGCCGGCGCTGTTCATCAGGATGCGCGGTCCCTCGTTGAGCGATGTCACGACGATGTCCAGTGCTCCATCGTTGTTCAGGTCGCCGAACGCCGAGCCTCGCTGGTAGCCTTTCCGCAGGAAGTCCTTGCCAATCATCTCCGACACATCCGCGAATGTCCTGCCATCGAGGTTCTCGAAGAGAGTGTCGTGCTGCGGTGACTTAGGGCTCATCATGTCCACGTCACCGTTCGCGGAGTAGATATCCTTCCATCCGTCGTTGTTGTAGTCGATGAATCCATTGCTCCATCCGGAGTAGGGCGTACTGAGCTTCTGGATCTTCGACAGGGACGAGTAGTAATCGAACATGTCGCCGCGATTCCTCAACAACTGCCAGATCTGGCCCATCAGGTTGTTGTAGAAGATATCCACTTTGCCGTCATTGTCGAAGTCCTTGGCATCGGAGCCCATCGACGAGCCGACGTGCGCGTTCTCGTTGTACGCGACTCCCAGTTCGAGTCCCTGCTCCTCGAAGGTGCCGTTCCTGCGGTTGATGAACAGGGAATTGGGCTCGGTATCATTCGCGAAAAACACGTCCGGCCAGCCATCGCCGTTGAAGTCGGCGATCGAAACGCCCATGCCTTTGCCTGGCGCGGAGGAGAACCCCGCCTTTGCCGTCGTATCCAGGAACTTGCCGTTCCCGAGATTGTGGTAGAGGCGGTGCGGGACGCTGGGGTAGCGTCGCGGATCGCAATAGTAGTCGAGATCGCTCATCATGCAGCGGGCATCTGACTTTGGATTCCAGATCGTGTAGTTGGAGACGATGAGATCCAGCAGTCCGTCGTTGTCATAGTCAAACCAGGCTGCGGCGATGCTGAGAGTGTCAGGCGGCTTGCCTCCTATGCCTGAGGCCGCCGTCACATCCGTGAAAGTCCCATTTCCGTTGTTGCGGTACAGGGCGTTCTTTCCGATGCTGCAAAGGAACAGGTCCTCATACCCGTCGTTGTCGTAGTCGCCCACTGCGACCCCGAAGTTGAAGTCGAGTTGGCTGCCCGTCACTCCGGCCTTGGCCGTTACGTCCTCGAAGGTGCCGTCGGCCTTCTGGTGAAGCAGGCAGTTGAAGTAGGATGCGTCGATCTTCTTCAGCTCCGGTAGTTTGGCGCCATTCGTGAAGAAGATATCCAGCCGGCCATCGTTGTCAAAATCGAAGATGGCGACGCCGCCGCACATGGGCTGTGGAAAGTACTTGCGGCCCGAGAAGCTGTTGTTGGTGGTGTAGGCGATCTTTGACCTCGGCGCAGCATCCACAAAGTGTGGGCGGACAGCGGGCGCCTGGGCGCTTCCGGGACCCTCTGCCAGGATCAATGCGCCACAGACGCCAATCGCGACAAAAAACGGCAGGCGCCTCACTCGAACTTCTCCGCGCTGTCTTTGCCCTCCGGGCTGCGCTGCTTCAACGTGAGTGTACGCGCAAGCGCTTTCTCGCGGTCGCCGTCTTCCTTGCGCTTCAGCCTGTAGTACACGGTGGCCAGAGAGATGTGCGCCTCAATGAACTGGGGCGACTGCCTGAGGATCGCCTCCAGACCGATGCGGGCTTCGTCGAGCCGCCCGGCGGCGAGATTGATGGCGGCCAACTGAAACCGTGCGCGTGGTTCTCCAGGCCGCACCAGCAACGCCTGGTCCAGTCTCTTGCGCGCGCCTTCATAGTCCTGATCCAGTTTGAGTAGCGCCGCCAGTTGCAGGTTGGACTCGAAATCGTTGGGATTCAGGGCGAGCTCCTTCGAAAAATCCGAACGGGCCGCCGCGGTGTCGCCGGTCTGGATGTGTGCGCGGCCCAGGTAGGAGTGCACCTCGGGCAACTGAGGGTTCAGTTCAGCTGCCTTCTGGAGATCAGCAATCGCCGCTTCGTACTCCTCCGCGTGCAGCTTCGCGGTCCCGAGCAGGAGCCTCGCTTCCGCGGAGTCGCCGTGCCGGAGAATTCGATCGATGATCTGTTGCCCGCGTGCGACTTGCTTGTCGCGGAGCAGCGCCGTGCCCAGCAGGTAGGCCACTGCCAGATTGTCTTGATCCTGCTGCTCTAGAGGGCTCAGCAGCTGAATCACCTGCCGGTCCTGGCCCTGCCGCAGCCACGAATCGGCCAACAGCAGCGTGATTTGCGGTTCAGACGGACGCTCCTTATGCAGGGAAGCCAGTTCCACGGCTGCGTCGGAGATCCGGCCCAGCTTGTAGTGCGCCAGTGCCAGGTTCAGGCGAATGCCCGGATCTCCGGGGCGGCGCTTCAATGCTGAGCTGTATTCCGTGATCGCCTCGGCATACCGGCCGGTCTTCGCCAGCGCGGCGCCCAGGTTGGAGCGCGCTTCCACGGCGTCCGGCTTAAGTTTCAGGTAGGCGCGGTACTTCGCGATGGCCTGTTCCATCGCGCCGCTTCGGTGCAGCGCTACGGCCTCTTGAAGAGTCCTTTCCGGGTTCTGCTGCGCGCCGGCCGGCTGGCACAAGAGCGTCAGGATGACTGCGGCATAAGCGGGGGACATGGCCGTCCAGATGCCAGCATAGAACAATCGCGACGGCGAGTCAGGGCGCCTGGCACGAAGAAAGGCGGCCCGGGCACTGCCGCGGGCCGCCTCTCGACTTCCGGACGATCGGGTCTATTCGGCCGCGTTCTTCGCCCTGGTCTTCAGGACGAAAGCGACCAAGGCCGCCGCGCCAACTGCGAACAGGGTGTCGCCCGGAGCGCGCAGCCAACGGAGCGTTTGCATCGTAGGGGTTTGTAGGAACTCCTGGCTTCTGGCGTACCAGTAGCCGTGATCCACAGAGGCCCAGGTCTGCATCAGGCCGACGGGCAGCAGGCTGCCGATGCACATGGCAAACAGCCCTCCATTCATCGACCAGAAGGCGAACTTCATCCACCGCTCATTCCATTCGCCGGCTTGGCCCATGGCACGCAGGCAGACTAGCATCAGGCCGATGCCGAGCATGCCATAGACACCGAACAGGGCTGCGTGGCCGTGCAGTGGGGTCGTGTTGAGCCCCTGCATGTAGTAGAGCGCGATGGGCGGATTGATCATGAAGCCGAACAACCCGGCACCCACCATGTTCCAGAAGGCGACGGCGACGAAGTAGTACACCGGCCATTTGTAGCGGCGGGCCCATTCCGTCGCCCGGCCGCGCCGCAGGTCGTCCAGAGCCGCATAGGCAACCAGCACCAGCGGTACCACTTCCAGGGCGCTGAAGACTGAGCCCCAGGCGATAGCCACCGTGGGGGTGCCGGAAAAGTAAAGGTGATGGCACGTGCCGATGATTCCGCCCGCCAGATAGATAGTGGCGGACAGCAGCGCGCTCTTGGCTGCCAGGCCAGGGCGGATGAGCCCCAGTCGCGTGAAGAAGAAGGCGATCACGGTGGTCGCAAAC is a window from the uncultured Paludibaculum sp. genome containing:
- a CDS encoding carboxypeptidase-like regulatory domain-containing protein, with the translated sequence MTRLARLLAVLAFLHVLAGNLPAQSIYSTLTGVVADPSEALVANATVRLRDERSGSMRETVTNGQGYYTFASVPVGGYELTVEAPGFVTYKETGIALGGGERRNINVTLKLGSTSETVVVTGTSELLVPVDSGEKSTTLNTKQIENFVQVGSNAAEFIKMMPGFGIQNSYSNAANYSGQTMGINANGNAGSQSPLNNAYAYNGLPSNTLDITADGAHVSDPGCNCDTPVNPNSDMIGEFKITMSNFSAENQKGPAVISSVAKSGGTAFHGSGFMYARHYVLNSNDWLNNQSSKPRPQNKYYYPGFTLGGPVIVPGTNFNKDRSKLFFFTGYQYFYQVLDTGLLQAAVPTDGMINGNFSPTELASLGTTTASGSAPGQINARNLALYPGGIIPASAIDTSMQSLMKLYPKPNSNPNATGGYNWTDDLLFNQNNHQWMSRVDYNISDNTKMFVRYNMQREVQRFPIQVWANTTTQQLPYPTQVLGNNRSDSVTASLTHVFSPSMTNEFVFGYTFIGFPNVFEDPSKVDPAKVGFTEKLLYKNAVAQIPNINNGVESAKIANYGGFEVGGPSAGLYANKWMPSFSDIMTKVWGRHTLKGGVFWEYIRNAQPASNASNGAFTFNNGNSNTLGNEYADMLVGNLNTFNQYSFNRVNDIAYKTWEGFVQDSWKVNKRLTLELGVRITHFTPWVDRLGYGFSVFDYSKYNSSCTPTQYCGFIWNKRDSNVPLGGFPTRGAYYQPRFGMAYDVFGDGSTVLRGGWGMYYFHSGQFTTGLDVAAGVETITLSNNQGIGESPYVASPTTNARPLMVRDLGSMNFSSAALSPGAVDSEDDRQPLTKSYSFTVAQRLPWSSLLELAYVGNESTELAFTGGPGSSLNLVPVGAMLSSANGGVDPNSLVANNFRPLKGFSDVNLATHGTYANYNALQATWGRTRGRYMLNLNYTFSKALGIISSTYDPFNMRNNYGVQASNRTHIFNVAYSVELGSFTKNRIAGGLVNGWQVSGLVQMQSGANLTSNRGNNFGMNTNSYKIPGTTYNVSSTSLLGTPSIQLRPLVTCDPTANLAEHQYVNQNCFAMPTHIGENGPTTLPVIYGPAFFNADLGVFKNVDIREGKRLQFRANAYNFLNHPLWSFPGTANLTLGFSGSTGLLNTPLFGYATQKQGRRTIQLAVKFIF
- a CDS encoding CRTAC1 family protein gives rise to the protein MRRLPFFVAIGVCGALILAEGPGSAQAPAVRPHFVDAAPRSKIAYTTNNSFSGRKYFPQPMCGGVAIFDFDNDGRLDIFFTNGAKLPELKKIDASYFNCLLHQKADGTFEDVTAKAGVTGSQLDFNFGVAVGDYDNDGYEDLFLCSIGKNALYRNNGNGTFTDVTAASGIGGKPPDTLSIAAAWFDYDNDGLLDLIVSNYTIWNPKSDARCMMSDLDYYCDPRRYPSVPHRLYHNLGNGKFLDTTAKAGFSSAPGKGMGVSIADFNGDGWPDVFFANDTEPNSLFINRRNGTFEEQGLELGVAYNENAHVGSSMGSDAKDFDNDGKVDIFYNNLMGQIWQLLRNRGDMFDYYSSLSKIQKLSTPYSGWSNGFIDYNNDGWKDIYSANGDVDMMSPKSPQHDTLFENLDGRTFADVSEMIGKDFLRKGYQRGSAFGDLNNDGALDIVVTSLNEGPRILMNSAGTGNHWLSLRLTGRKSARDAIGAKVKLTTASGRVLYNHVAISTGFMSSSDKRVHFGLGREAKVSSLEVTWPSGIRQTLNNVAPDQQLAIEEPLK
- a CDS encoding tetratricopeptide repeat protein — encoded protein: MSPAYAAVILTLLCQPAGAQQNPERTLQEAVALHRSGAMEQAIAKYRAYLKLKPDAVEARSNLGAALAKTGRYAEAITEYSSALKRRPGDPGIRLNLALAHYKLGRISDAAVELASLHKERPSEPQITLLLADSWLRQGQDRQVIQLLSPLEQQDQDNLAVAYLLGTALLRDKQVARGQQIIDRILRHGDSAEARLLLGTAKLHAEEYEAAIADLQKAAELNPQLPEVHSYLGRAHIQTGDTAAARSDFSKELALNPNDFESNLQLAALLKLDQDYEGARKRLDQALLVRPGEPRARFQLAAINLAAGRLDEARIGLEAILRQSPQFIEAHISLATVYYRLKRKEDGDREKALARTLTLKQRSPEGKDSAEKFE